GGGATCCACCGGCGGTGGCGGCGCGTTCGGGTCCGCGGGCGGAGGTGGCGGCGCGGGGGCTCCGGGCGGGGCAGGTGGCGGCGCCGGGGCGCCGGGAGGCGGGGGCGCGGGCGCGCCTGGCGGAGGAGGCGGCCCCTGCATGAACGTGTTGCCGGTCGGTGGCGGAGGTGGCGGCGCCGGCGTCGGCTCCGGTTGCGCCTGCGCGATCGAAGGCAGTGTGAGCGCCACCGCGGTCGCACCGGTCACCGCCGCGATCATCAGCGACTTTGAGAGGCCCTTGCGGGGTTCGCGTAACGCGTCTCGCTCATCCATGGGGAAGAAAATACCGTGTTACCGCCGTGACGCAAGTGCGAGTTGCTCCAAATGTGCTTAATTGTGACATTGCTGAAACCTAAAAAGGTGCAGGTAGACAGCATTTTATAGATTGCTGCTTCGACTGGGCCGCACACCTGGCGCGGGGCGCGCTCGCGGCGGTTGGTGACGGCTCTCACAGGCAATCCAGTTGGTAATTCGTATGGGCGAGCCGCGTCGTTACGGGCTCGGGAGAAGCGTGACCTCCTGCGCCTTGACCGAGAAATAGACTCGCTCCCCCGGTGCCAGCCGCAGCTCGGCGGCCGAATCGGCAGTGATGTCGGCGGCCAGTCCCGGTGCGCCGTCCGGCTGTTCCTCGGCGCGGACGCGGATGGCGGGCCCGCGAATGTCCAGTTCGGCGACAGTCACCGCGACGGTGTTGCGCGGGCTGCCGTGCGGCTTGTCGCGATACACGGCGACCGCGGCCGGCGAGAACAGCGCCACCGCAGACGCCCCTTCGACGCTGTCGGGTTCGGCGACGCCATGCCAGGCAACTCCCCACGGCGTCGTCAACACGCCCTGCGGACCCGCGGCGCCGGCCACCAGGTTGACGCCGGCGAGGCGGGCGCCGAACTTGCTGCGAGGTGCAGTCAAAACCGCTGCGGTGGAACCCTTTTCGACAACTCTGCCCTCCTCGAGGACAAGTACCTTGTCGGCGAGGGTGAGGACGTCCACGAGATCGTGGGTGATCAGGACCGCAGATCGGCCGTCGCGCGCCAGAACACGGCCCAGCAGTTTGCGCATCGCGGAGGCCGCTCCAACGTCCAGACCGGCCAGGGGTTCGTCGAGCAGCAACACATCCGGTTCGGCGGCCAGCGCGCGAGCCAACGCGATGCGCTGCGCCTGCCCACCCGAGAGCTGCCGGGGCATACGATCGGCCAGGTCGGAGGCCTCGACCTCGTCCAACCAGCGCGCCGCATCCGCTCGTGAGCTGCGTGGTGAGAAGGCGATGTTGCCGACCACGCTCAGGTGCGGGAACAGCAGCGCATCCTGCATCAGCAGCCCGACCTGGCGGTCGTGGGTGGCGACATGAGTGCCCGTGGCCGTATCGGTCAGCACCCGATCGCCGACGCGGACGACGCCGTCGTCGGGCCGCACCAGACCCGCGATCACATGAAGTGCCGTCGACTTACCCGCGCCATTCGGACCGAGGACGGCGAGTACCTCGCCGGCGTCCACCACGAATTCGACATCCACACCGCGGCTCTCGACAACCGCGCGCACACTGAGGTCCGTCACGCTGATTCACCACGCATTGGCGCCGCCCGCCCGCAACCTCCTGCTACCGAGCCCGATGACCACCACGGCCGCGACCACGACGAGGAGCAGAGACAGCGCGACCGCAGCGTCCGCGTCGCTCTCCCGCTGTAGGTAGATCTCCAGCGGAAGGGTGCGGGTGACGCCCTCGCGCGAACCGGCGAACGTGAGCGTGGCGCCGAATTCGCCCAACGATCGCGCGAATGCCAGTACCGCGCCGGAAACCAGGCCTGGGGCCAGCAGCGGCAGGGACACCCGCCACCAGACTGCGGTGGGCCGGGCGCCCAGGGTCGCGGCGACGACCTCGTAGTCGGTCCCCGCGGTACGGGCGGCGCCTTCCAGCGCGATGACGAGGAACGGCAGCGACACGAATGTCTGCGCCAGCACGACCGCTGTCGTCGTGAAGGCGATCTGGATGCCCGCTGCGTCCAGGTACTGCCCGATCAGCCCGAGGCGGCCGTAGGCGTACAGCAGCGCGATGCCCCCGACCACCGGTGGAAGCACCAGCGGGAGCAGGATCAGCGGCCGCGTCATCCTTACCACCCGGGCATCGCTTCGGGCGAACACCAGGGCCATCGGCACACCCAGGATCAGGCACAACGCGGTGCTGGCGGTCGCGGTACGCAGACTCAGCTCGAGTGCGGACACCGATGCCGGGCTGGTGATCAGGGACCAGAATCGCGGCCAGTCGACCTTCGCGGCCACCGCGACGAGGGGAACCGCGACGAACAGCGCCCCCAGTGCGGCCGGGACATAGATCCACCGCGGGAGGACGGCCGACGGGTTCACGGCAAGGCGCGAACTGCGGAAATCGCGCTGGCCTTCGAGGTGGTCACCGTCGCGACGGGCTTCACAGATCACGACCCTATGGCACTTCGGCGGCGATGTGGTGCCGTGTGCGCGTGCCGCGTTTCCCCCTATAGCTACTGTCCAGTAACATTTGGTGCACGGGCTGGGGTTCAGCGTCGAACACAGAGGAGGTCCTTGCGATGGACGTGCTTGTCACCGGAGGCGACACCGACCTAGGACGCACGATCGCGGAGACCTTTCGCAGCGCGGGCCACCAGGTCGTGATCGCGGGCGCTCGCCGCGACGAACTGGACGTCGCCGCCAAAGAACTCGAAGTCGACGCCATCGTGTTCGACAACACCGATGCGGCGAACCTGGAAACGGCGCGGGACCACTTCCCGCACCACCTCGACACCATCGTCAATGTGCCCGCGCCACGCTGGCAGGCCGGAGATCCGCGGACGTACTCCCTCTCCGATCTGGCGACGGCGTGGCGCAATGCGCTCGACTCGACGATCCTTTCCGCCGTCCTGACCGTGCAGATACTGGGTGACCACCTGCGGTCGGGGGGTTCGATCATCACCGTCGTGCCCGAGCACCCGGCCGAGGGCAGTGCCGAGGCCGCCATCAAGGCCGCGGTGTCCGACTGGACGGCGGGGCAGGCTCAGCACTTCGGCATCCGCGGCATCACTGTGAACGCGGTCGCGTCGGGCCGGAACGCCGAACCCGGCTACGACGGTCTCTCGCAGTCGCCACCTTCGGTGGCCGAGGAGATCAGCCGACTCGCATTGTTCCTGACCACGCCGGCCGCCCGGCACATCACCGGTCAAACGCTGCATGTCAGTCACGGTGCGCTGGCGAACTTCGGCTGAATATTCCTTCGTTCGCCTGTAGCTAAAGCGGGGTGACCGCTCCGGTTAGTTGTGGTTACGTGAAGGCGTGACCATCAAACTCGGACTCCAGATCCCCAACTTCTCCTACGGCACCGGCGTCACCGAACTTTTCCCCACCGTCATCGCGCAGGCTCAGGAAGCCGAAGCCGCGGGCTTCGACTCCGTCTTCGTGATGGACCACTTCTATCAGCTGCCCGGCCTCGGAACCCCCGACCAGCCGATGCTCGAGGCGTACACCGCCCTCGGCGCGCTGGCCACCGCGACCGAGCGCGTGCAGCTCGGAACGTTGGTAACCGGCAACACCTACCGCAACCCCACGCTGCTCGCCAAGGCGATCACGACACTCGACGTGATCAGCCAGGGTCGGGCGATTCTGGGCATCGGCACCGGCTGGTTCGAGCTCGAGCACGACTCGCTCGGCTACGAGTTCGGAACTTTCACCGACCGCTTCAACAAGCTCGGCGAGGCGTTGGAGATCATCCTGCCGATGCTCGCGGGCGAGCGGCCCACAGTGAACGGAAAGTACTACCGCACCGTCGAGGCCATGGCCGAGCCCCGGTTCCGCGACCACATCCCGCTGATGATCGGTGGCAGCGGCGAGAAGAAGACGATTCCGCTGGCAGTCAAGCACTTCGACCACTTGAACATCATCGCGGGATTCGACGAGTTGCCCCGCAAGCTGGCCGTGGTCAAGGAGCGCTGCGAGGAGATCGGCCGCGATCCGGCCACGCTCGAGACGAGCATGCTGGTCATCGCGCTCATCGGCGACGGCATCACCGAGGACCTGATTCCCGACGACTTCAAGCAGCAGGCGGTATACGGCACCGCCGAGCAGGTCGCCGAGCAGATCAAGACCAAGGTGTTCGACGCGGGTGTCACCGGCGTCATCCTCAGCCCGGTGACGAGCCTCGACGGCTACCACCCCGGCCACGTCACCGCCGTCGGCGAGGCGTTGAAACCGGTTCTCGCCGGGTGATTCCCCGCGCTGACGTGGGAAACAACACAGCCAAACCGTGCGTGTATCGGAGGTTCGGGCGACTACCGTAGTGGGTAGAAATAGCACGTGAAGCACCGTCGAGGAGCCCGACAATGAGCCATCCCGGAGCCACTGCAACCGATAGGCACAAGGTCGTCATCATCGGTTCAGGGTTCGGCGGGCTGACCGCTGCCAAAGCGCTCAGGCGTGCCGACGTCGACGTGAAGATGATCGCCAAGACCACACACCACCTTTTCCAGCCGCTGCTGTATCAGGTGGCGACCGGCATCATCTCCTCAGGCGAGATCGCTCCCCCGACCCGGATGATCCTGCGCAATCAGAAGAACGCGCAGGTGCTGCTGGGCAATGTGACGCACATCGATCTGGCGAATCAGACCGTCCGGTCGGAGCTGCTCGGGCACACCTATGTCACGCCGTACGACTCGCTCATCGTCGCTGCGGGCGCGGGCCAGTCCTACTTCGGCAACGACCATTTCGCGGAATGGGCACCGGGCATGAAGTCGATCGATGATGCACTGGAGTTGCGTGCCCGCATCCTCGGCGCGTTCGAGCAGGCGGAACGATCCAGCGACCCCGCCCGCCGCGAGAAGCTGCTGACATTCACCGTCGTCGGTGCCGGTCCGACCGGCGTCGAAATGGCCGGGCAGATCGCCGAACTCGCCGACCACACGCTCAAGGGCGCGTTCCGGCACATCGATTCGACGACTGCCCGGGTGATCCTGCTCGACGCCGCACCCGCCGTGCTGCCCCCGATGGGCGAGAAGCTCGGCAACAAGGCCAAGGCACGTCTGGAGAAGATGGGCGTCGAGATCCAGCTCGGGGCGATGGTCACCGACGTCGACCGCAACGGCATCACGGTCAAGGATCCCGACGGCAAGTTCCGTCGCATCGACTGCGCGACCAAGGTGTGGTCGGCGGGCGTTTCGGCGAGCCCGCTCGGCCGCGATATCGCTGATCAGTCCGACGCCGAGGTCGATCGCGCGGGACGACTGAAGGTGCTCCCCGACCTGACCGTGCCCGGCCATCCGAACGTGTTCGTGGTCGGCGACATGGCCGCCGTCGAAGGCGTTCCCGGTATGGCTCAGGGAGCCATCCAGGGCGGCAGGTACGCCGCCAAGGCGATCAAGGCCGAGCTCAAGGGTGCCAATCCCGCTGAGCGCGAACCCTTCCAGTACTTCGACAAGGGTTCGATGGCCACGGTGTCGCGCTTCTCCGCGGTGGCGAAGATCGGCCCGGTGGAGTTCGGCGGCTTCATCGCCTGGCTGGCTTGGCTGGTGCTGCATCTGGTGTATCTGGTCGGGTTCAGGCGCAAGATCACTACGCTGCTGATGTGGACGGTGACGTTCCTGTCGAAGAAGCGAGGCAACCTCACGATCACCGAGCAGCAGGCGTACGCCCGCACCAGAATCGAAGAACTCGAGGAGATCGCGGCGTTGGTGCAGGATCCGGAAGAGAGAGCCGCGGTCTAGAGTCGCTCGCCCTGCC
The sequence above is drawn from the Mycobacterium gallinarum genome and encodes:
- a CDS encoding NAD(P)/FAD-dependent oxidoreductase — translated: MSHPGATATDRHKVVIIGSGFGGLTAAKALRRADVDVKMIAKTTHHLFQPLLYQVATGIISSGEIAPPTRMILRNQKNAQVLLGNVTHIDLANQTVRSELLGHTYVTPYDSLIVAAGAGQSYFGNDHFAEWAPGMKSIDDALELRARILGAFEQAERSSDPARREKLLTFTVVGAGPTGVEMAGQIAELADHTLKGAFRHIDSTTARVILLDAAPAVLPPMGEKLGNKAKARLEKMGVEIQLGAMVTDVDRNGITVKDPDGKFRRIDCATKVWSAGVSASPLGRDIADQSDAEVDRAGRLKVLPDLTVPGHPNVFVVGDMAAVEGVPGMAQGAIQGGRYAAKAIKAELKGANPAEREPFQYFDKGSMATVSRFSAVAKIGPVEFGGFIAWLAWLVLHLVYLVGFRRKITTLLMWTVTFLSKKRGNLTITEQQAYARTRIEELEEIAALVQDPEERAAV
- a CDS encoding sulfate/molybdate ABC transporter ATP-binding protein translates to MTDLSVRAVVESRGVDVEFVVDAGEVLAVLGPNGAGKSTALHVIAGLVRPDDGVVRVGDRVLTDTATGTHVATHDRQVGLLMQDALLFPHLSVVGNIAFSPRSSRADAARWLDEVEASDLADRMPRQLSGGQAQRIALARALAAEPDVLLLDEPLAGLDVGAASAMRKLLGRVLARDGRSAVLITHDLVDVLTLADKVLVLEEGRVVEKGSTAAVLTAPRSKFGARLAGVNLVAGAAGPQGVLTTPWGVAWHGVAEPDSVEGASAVALFSPAAVAVYRDKPHGSPRNTVAVTVAELDIRGPAIRVRAEEQPDGAPGLAADITADSAAELRLAPGERVYFSVKAQEVTLLPSP
- a CDS encoding LLM class F420-dependent oxidoreductase gives rise to the protein MTIKLGLQIPNFSYGTGVTELFPTVIAQAQEAEAAGFDSVFVMDHFYQLPGLGTPDQPMLEAYTALGALATATERVQLGTLVTGNTYRNPTLLAKAITTLDVISQGRAILGIGTGWFELEHDSLGYEFGTFTDRFNKLGEALEIILPMLAGERPTVNGKYYRTVEAMAEPRFRDHIPLMIGGSGEKKTIPLAVKHFDHLNIIAGFDELPRKLAVVKERCEEIGRDPATLETSMLVIALIGDGITEDLIPDDFKQQAVYGTAEQVAEQIKTKVFDAGVTGVILSPVTSLDGYHPGHVTAVGEALKPVLAG
- a CDS encoding ABC transporter permease, encoding MNPSAVLPRWIYVPAALGALFVAVPLVAVAAKVDWPRFWSLITSPASVSALELSLRTATASTALCLILGVPMALVFARSDARVVRMTRPLILLPLVLPPVVGGIALLYAYGRLGLIGQYLDAAGIQIAFTTTAVVLAQTFVSLPFLVIALEGAARTAGTDYEVVAATLGARPTAVWWRVSLPLLAPGLVSGAVLAFARSLGEFGATLTFAGSREGVTRTLPLEIYLQRESDADAAVALSLLLVVVAAVVVIGLGSRRLRAGGANAW
- a CDS encoding SDR family oxidoreductase, whose product is MDVLVTGGDTDLGRTIAETFRSAGHQVVIAGARRDELDVAAKELEVDAIVFDNTDAANLETARDHFPHHLDTIVNVPAPRWQAGDPRTYSLSDLATAWRNALDSTILSAVLTVQILGDHLRSGGSIITVVPEHPAEGSAEAAIKAAVSDWTAGQAQHFGIRGITVNAVASGRNAEPGYDGLSQSPPSVAEEISRLALFLTTPAARHITGQTLHVSHGALANFG